The following DNA comes from Salvia splendens isolate huo1 chromosome 17, SspV2, whole genome shotgun sequence.
TATTTGCCTTTTGGAAGTTGTGGTAACTTGTTTTTTATGCTAGGAAAGAATTCCCATTTTAAGGCAAATGTATTTCTTAAAATGGCATATCTGTATAGTATAAGTGCAGTAAAAGTTTTCACAACATATCTGGATTTttgggagaaaaaaaaaactgtaaCTACTTGTGACAAATGGAGAAGTGGATTTTGGTACTTTAGTTACTAAATTGATATGCAAATCGAAGTTGATTTTCGGCATTCAAGGTTGTTATCAATTATATTTGCCTTTTGGAAGTGGTAACTTATTTTTGTTATGCTAGGGGGGAATTTCCATTTTAAGTCAAATGTAGGAGTATTTCTTAAACTGGCATATCTGTATAGTATAAAAGGAGTAAATGTTTCACATCAAAATGTTACTACTCTTATTTTTAGTAATATCGGTTGAATTTGAAGGTTAAATGCATTTTTAAGAGGTTGGAGATTTCTCTATGTCCTGTATGGGATATAACTAGTAGCCCTTTTGCAGCATTCAGGGTTTTCAGACAGTTTGAGACCCGACGATGTGGATCCTCGTTTGTTTTTTCACTACGGGATTCCATCAGGTGCTGTGCTCGTGGCTCATGACTCCGTTCAACAAATTCTTGCTATTTCAACTAAGTAAGCCTATTCTCCAGCATTTATTACAGAATTGTTGAAGCTCCTCTTGTACAtttatgttgatatttaaaCGCTTTATGGTACGGGTTATGTGACTAAAGGGGTCACATATTTTGTTCCTTGATACGTGTTTTGACTAGATGAAACTCTTTTGCGCCCCCTCAGAGATGGACAAATAAAATTGTTCGGTAAAGATGGCGCGCAAGCTCTACTTGAATCTTCAGAAACGTTACCAAGTAAATTTTTGGTGGTACGCGTCGCTGACATTatattgttttcattttgtGCATGTACAGAGGCATCCTCTTAGTACATTTTATCCGTTCACAACCTTGATAACTTACATCGAGTAATAGTTTTTGTTGACAGTTTATCGAGAACCAGGGTATTCTTTTAAACGTAAATGTCAACAACCAAATTGAGGTAGTGACACTTGTTTATTGAACGAAAACATTTCTCTCGATTTATATGATAATATTTTGTGTTATTCATTCGTAGGTCTGGGATCTCGATAACAAGTGTTTGTCGTCTGTCCATCACTTTGGGAAGGAGATCACCTCATTCACGGCCATGCGCAATGGAGCTTACATGTACTCGACTTAAATTATGCAAGGAAGGAGCTAATTGAAATGCATACACTCTATAGATTTTTATTGGTATGTTGATCTTGGCAGGTACATAGGAGATTCGTCGGGAAATGTGTCCATCTTAAGGTTACACAAGGAGACATTCAGTATTGAACCAATGAAATACCATATACCTCTTTTGGTATCTTATGGCAAGACAAGCGAGGTTGGAAGTGATATCGCAGCAAAACACGTTCTTCCTCAACCGACATCTGAAAGTAAAAGGTAGTACTTGTTGAGGTTGTAGATCTATTGGATTGTTAGTTGTTACTGTGGATATGGACTAAGATGTTTCAAGTTCTCTCAGGGTGCTTATTATCTATTCTGATGGTGTTATTACGTTGTGGGGAATACGAGAAAGCAAAGCCGTATCCACAAATTCTGGTGTTTCCACTATGCTTCAAGAAGCGAAGAAAGTAACAGCAGCATGCTGGGCTTGCTCTGGTGGAACTAAAGTTGTCGTTGGGTACAGCAACGGCGATATAATCCTCTGGAGTGTTCCATGCCCCGCGGATTCAGATGCCGAACAAGCTGCAAGTCAGATTACTCCACTCTATAAGCTAAATATTGGATATAAAGCAGAGAAAATTCCAATAGTCAAGCTGAAATGGGCTGACGCGGATGGAAAATCAAGCCGGCTTTATGTTCTTGGCAGCAGCTCCGATAGTAGCTCCACGAGTTTGTTACAGGTACCAAACTGTTGGCTAGTCGCGTTAGTTTCAATAGTTGCTTTACAGATTTGCTCGATGGAATGTGGCAGGTTGTTTTACTGAATGAACAAACTGAAACGCGCACTGTCAAACTGGGGCTCCATCCTCGCGAGCCAGTGGTGGACTTTGAAATCACCACGAGCTCCGATCAAAACAAGCATAGGCGTGATTCTCTTCTCTTGCTTGGGAGGTCAAGCCATGTCTACACCTACGATGACTCTTTAATCGAAAGGTACCTTGCGCAGAGCCAAAGTAAATCATCTCCTTCGCTTCCAAAGGAGGTGATGGTCAAGCTTCCTTACGGTGATTCAAGCATCACGGTAGCTCAATTCGTGACGAGCATCCCCTGCATTCCTTCTTCTGCTGACGAGGTAAGCACGAGAGTTCACAGAAAAAGTAGAAGGCTGGCGAATGAGGACCCGGGCGTTGAGTTTCTTTGCTTCTTGTTATGTAGGACTTTAGCATGCTGGCAAAAGACAGTTTGCCACTTTTTCCTTTTGAAAGAAGCTTAAAGGATGGAAGCAACTCAACTTTTACTCCGTTTTCGAAGGCTAAGAACCTGCTTATTACAGGACATAGCTCTGGGGCGATCAACTTCTGGGATGCTTCTTGTCCACTTCTGCTCCCGGTAGCTTCTATAACCCAACAGGTAATTGCGTGGCTTTTCTACGACGAGCTTCAGTGAACTAGCATTGTTTCTTGGTAGTTTATAAGATTATAATTTTATCTATTCATATCCCTTTTATTTTCATCTTGCTTCTGCAGAGTGATAATGACTTGTTTTTAAGTGGCATTGCACTGACGGCGTTGCATTTCTACTATGAATCACATGTTCTCGTGTCGGGAGATCAAAGTGGAACTGTAAGCAAGTTCTCTCGTTGCGTGTTCTGTGGGCTATTGGTGCACTGATTTCTCACTTGTTGTTCTTTGTGCAGGTCCGGATTTTCACGCTTAAATCAGAGACGTTCGCCGCTCCAAGCACGTTTTTATCCTTAGGTACTTGTTCTTATGAATAGATAGAGTCACTGATTTTAAAGACATCAAGAATTTAATTGTTTCCCTACTAACACATAGGTAATTCGAGGAAAGGAAGCAGTAATATCATTCGTCGTGTCAAAGTTGTGAAGGTCAATGGTGCAATTCTGTCTATCACGACGACCGGGAATCTAAAACAGCTTGCTGTTGGATCTGATCAAGGATATGTAAGTTTATCTCTAGCATGTTTTTCGAATATCCTTCTTTTTCGAATATCCTTCTCCTGAACAATCTATCTTAAAGTCTGAAGTTTACGTATTGTATCTCGTGCACACAGGTGTATTTGATCGATCCAGAGGGTCCCGTTGTGTTGTATGAGAAACACATTGCAGGTGAATTCTGCACTGGGAATATCTCGATGCATTTTGAAACTTGCAGCTTCCACGGCTTTGAGAAAGATGTTATCATTGTGGCAACGAAAGATTCGTCTATTTTTACACTTGAGAAGGATACAGGAAATACACTAAGCTCTGATGTGGTCCGGCCTAATACACCGTCAAAAGCTCTATTTACACGGGTTCTAGGTGAGTGTTGTCTCTGAATTCTCTCTTCGTCTtcttagaaataaaaaataaaaaaactccGATTTTCCAGATTGCTCTTACAGAGGATCTAGCGTGCCTGATGCTATAGACGGCAACAGCATTCGCTCTGACAACTCAACTCCAAAGCAATCGTTTATGTTGCTATGCACTGATAAATCAGCGTATGTGTTTTCCTTGTCGCATTTGGTCCAGGTATGTGCGCATCCGGCTGTCGTGTAATCAGCATGACTGATTCAGAAAGTTCAAGTAATGATGTTCGTATTCGCAGGGTGTCAAGAAAGTGATGTACAAAAAGAAATTCAGTTCCCCTTGTTACTCAGCATCAACTTTTGGCTCTCCGGATGCCGGGCTTATACTCCTTTTCACCAGTGGAAAGATCGAGATTAGGTAACGTTTCCGTGCTTAGTTTACCAGAAGTTCATACGAAATGTATGATTGAATTTATTAATATGAAACATCAGATCCCTGCCAGAATTGTCTCTTGTGAAGCAAAGTTCAGTAAGAGCACTCACATTTTCGACTCTTAGACCTCTCTCGGTTTCTGACATTGTAGTGTCGTCGTCCCTTGATGGCGAACTCATCATTGTAAGTCTTCAGCATCACTTTTTTATCGCTCTACGGTTACCTGAAAAAGACTGCTAACTATACTTGCTCTGAATCTGAATCAGATCAACGGTGATCAGGAGTTACTTTTCGTCTCAACTTTGCTCCACGAGGCTTACAGATTTGTGGAATCGGCTTCCACAGTTCTAAAGAAGGACCTTGTGAATGCTCAGGGGCTCATCTGTTCACCGCCCgtgaaagaaaagaagaagggAATATTTGCCTCTGTGATCAAAGACAGCAAGAGTGCAAAAGCGAGGAACGGTCATGAGGTGGAAACCGAAGATTGCAGACAAAGTATCGAAGAACTATCGACCATATTTTCGACATCCAACTTCTCAATGGATGTTGAAAGTGAGGAGAAGAAAGTTATGAATGAGGAAAATGAGGACTTGGATAtaggtattttttttcttctgttgtTGTTTTGTAAAGTCTAAGCTAAGCCTTGACTTTTCTTCGTTGCTTATGGTTCGACAGATGACATTGAGATCGACGACGCGAAAGAGAAGCCAAGAGGGTATCCAGTGATAGCAGGGTTGAACAGACAAAATATTACAAATAGATTTCAAGCAATTAAAGGTAACTAAGTCTTATCACTTTACGTCGAAAATTAGTGACTTTTTcgacatttcttttcgttcgTCTCACAGGCAAGTTGAAAAATACGAAGGCGAAGACTGAAAAAGTGGCAGTAAATGaagtggaggaggaggaggagaaaacTGGTGCTGCTGTTgatcaaatcaagaagaaaTATGGCCATGCTTCATCTGTAAGTTCAAATCAATGCGAGGATAAGAGGGCTCTTTTTGATGAGATTTGGTAACGTAAATGCAGGAATCGGGGGCAGCGAAGAGGAAGCTGAGTGAGAACTTGAAGAAGTTGCAGGTAACACTTATTTGTATGGAAAGAGAAATGAAGAGAATTTGGTGAGGAATGAATGGAGGTTTTGTGGTGTGTAGGGAATAAGCTTGAAAACAACAGAGATGCAGGATACAGCACGCTCGTTTTCGTCTATGGCCAAAGAGGTGTTGCGGTTTGCTGAAAATGATAACAACTGACcatctctcaaaattcaaatcctttgcatattttttttttgagtgCACAAAATGAAAAGTAATTTATTGTTTATACCACAGAGTGTGTATATTCTTGTTCAACGTTGTTATCGCTACACTGTTTGCACGctgtcatttattttttttactacattAAATAACTAGTCACTTTATTGGCTACTAGTGCAAAACAATGTTGTGAGATACTATTTTTTATACACGATTGATATAATATGAGATCTAATTAAATACGATTTActattttgagatatttttgaTGAGGTGAATATAATTTAGAATTgaaattgataattttttttccaaaataaaaatagttggAGGCTTAGGCAAGCAGACATGCATAGCCATGAAACTTGTCAAATAAAGATGACATTGGCTAATCCTTATagtaataaagtagagaaagaataatggatgatgttattaaaataaaaatggattaatttttatggatgtataaaaatgaaaaaaaaatataataataattattattttaactttttacaaattacattatttttttacttgaaaTTATATTGTTAATTGCATAACGAATATAATTCTCGTTCTATATGCTCCTTAACCAGtacaaaaattgaaaagtaacagctaaatattatttctctcccattaaaaatgatcaattttcattttttatttatccaatgagttattattaaaaaatatatttattattctttCAACTTAATAGtacaaaaataaattgcataaaatGCCGTACAAcctaaaataaaatgagaagCAGTACGTATTTTATTAGGGGTATTTCCGTAATCTCGCCAGAGGCTAATGTCTATTTCCGGCTAGGGTTTCTAATTTCCCCTGTTTC
Coding sequences within:
- the LOC121773502 gene encoding uncharacterized protein LOC121773502 isoform X2, producing the protein MWILVCFFTTGFHQVLCSWLMTPFNKFLLFQLNETLLRPLRDGQIKLFGKDGAQALLESSETLPSKFLVFIENQGILLNVNVNNQIEVWDLDNKCLSSVHHFGKEITSFTAMRNGAYMYIGDSSGNVSILRLHKETFSIEPMKYHIPLLVSYGKTSEVGSDIAAKHVLPQPTSESKRVLIIYSDGVITLWGIRESKAVSTNSGVSTMLQEAKKVTAACWACSGGTKVVVGYSNGDIILWSVPCPADSDAEQAASQITPLYKLNIGYKAEKIPIVKLKWADADGKSSRLYVLGSSSDSSSTSLLQVVLLNEQTETRTVKLGLHPREPVVDFEITTSSDQNKHRRDSLLLLGRSSHVYTYDDSLIERYLAQSQSKSSPSLPKEVMVKLPYGDSSITVAQFVTSIPCIPSSADEDFSMLAKDSLPLFPFERSLKDGSNSTFTPFSKAKNLLITGHSSGAINFWDASCPLLLPVASITQQSDNDLFLSGIALTALHFYYESHVLVSGDQSGTVRIFTLKSETFAAPSTFLSLGNSRKGSSNIIRRVKVVKVNGAILSITTTGNLKQLAVGSDQGYVYLIDPEGPVVLYEKHIAGEFCTGNISMHFETCSFHGFEKDVIIVATKDSSIFTLEKDTGNTLSSDVVRPNTPSKALFTRVLDCSYRGSSVPDAIDGNSIRSDNSTPKQSFMLLCTDKSAYVFSLSHLVQGVKKVMYKKKFSSPCYSASTFGSPDAGLILLFTSGKIEIRSLPELSLVKQSSVRALTFSTLRPLSVSDIVVSSSLDGELIIINGDQELLFVSTLLHEAYRFVESASTVLKKDLVNAQGLICSPPVKEKKKGIFASVIKDSKSAKARNGHEVETEDCRQSIEELSTIFSTSNFSMDVESEEKKVMNEENEDLDIDDIEIDDAKEKPRGYPVIAGLNRQNITNRFQAIKGKLKNTKAKTEKVAVNEVEEEEEKTGAAVDQIKKKYGHASSESGAAKRKLSENLKKLQGISLKTTEMQDTARSFSSMAKEVLRFAENDNN
- the LOC121773502 gene encoding uncharacterized protein LOC121773502 isoform X3 — translated: MRNGAYMYIGDSSGNVSILRLHKETFSIEPMKYHIPLLVSYGKTSEVGSDIAAKHVLPQPTSESKRVLIIYSDGVITLWGIRESKAVSTNSGVSTMLQEAKKVTAACWACSGGTKVVVGYSNGDIILWSVPCPADSDAEQAASQITPLYKLNIGYKAEKIPIVKLKWADADGKSSRLYVLGSSSDSSSTSLLQVVLLNEQTETRTVKLGLHPREPVVDFEITTSSDQNKHRRDSLLLLGRSSHVYTYDDSLIERYLAQSQSKSSPSLPKEVMVKLPYGDSSITVAQFVTSIPCIPSSADEDFSMLAKDSLPLFPFERSLKDGSNSTFTPFSKAKNLLITGHSSGAINFWDASCPLLLPVASITQQSDNDLFLSGIALTALHFYYESHVLVSGDQSGTVRIFTLKSETFAAPSTFLSLGNSRKGSSNIIRRVKVVKVNGAILSITTTGNLKQLAVGSDQGYVYLIDPEGPVVLYEKHIAGEFCTGNISMHFETCSFHGFEKDVIIVATKDSSIFTLEKDTGNTLSSDVVRPNTPSKALFTRVLDCSYRGSSVPDAIDGNSIRSDNSTPKQSFMLLCTDKSAYVFSLSHLVQGVKKVMYKKKFSSPCYSASTFGSPDAGLILLFTSGKIEIRSLPELSLVKQSSVRALTFSTLRPLSVSDIVVSSSLDGELIIINGDQELLFVSTLLHEAYRFVESASTVLKKDLVNAQGLICSPPVKEKKKGIFASVIKDSKSAKARNGHEVETEDCRQSIEELSTIFSTSNFSMDVESEEKKVMNEENEDLDIDDIEIDDAKEKPRGYPVIAGLNRQNITNRFQAIKGKLKNTKAKTEKVAVNEVEEEEEKTGAAVDQIKKKYGHASSESGAAKRKLSENLKKLQGISLKTTEMQDTARSFSSMAKEVLRFAENDNN
- the LOC121773502 gene encoding uncharacterized protein LOC121773502 isoform X1; its protein translation is MSVFVKKLVEKASMKKHSGFSDSLRPDDVDPRLFFHYGIPSGAVLVAHDSVQQILAISTKDGQIKLFGKDGAQALLESSETLPSKFLVFIENQGILLNVNVNNQIEVWDLDNKCLSSVHHFGKEITSFTAMRNGAYMYIGDSSGNVSILRLHKETFSIEPMKYHIPLLVSYGKTSEVGSDIAAKHVLPQPTSESKRVLIIYSDGVITLWGIRESKAVSTNSGVSTMLQEAKKVTAACWACSGGTKVVVGYSNGDIILWSVPCPADSDAEQAASQITPLYKLNIGYKAEKIPIVKLKWADADGKSSRLYVLGSSSDSSSTSLLQVVLLNEQTETRTVKLGLHPREPVVDFEITTSSDQNKHRRDSLLLLGRSSHVYTYDDSLIERYLAQSQSKSSPSLPKEVMVKLPYGDSSITVAQFVTSIPCIPSSADEDFSMLAKDSLPLFPFERSLKDGSNSTFTPFSKAKNLLITGHSSGAINFWDASCPLLLPVASITQQSDNDLFLSGIALTALHFYYESHVLVSGDQSGTVRIFTLKSETFAAPSTFLSLGNSRKGSSNIIRRVKVVKVNGAILSITTTGNLKQLAVGSDQGYVYLIDPEGPVVLYEKHIAGEFCTGNISMHFETCSFHGFEKDVIIVATKDSSIFTLEKDTGNTLSSDVVRPNTPSKALFTRVLDCSYRGSSVPDAIDGNSIRSDNSTPKQSFMLLCTDKSAYVFSLSHLVQGVKKVMYKKKFSSPCYSASTFGSPDAGLILLFTSGKIEIRSLPELSLVKQSSVRALTFSTLRPLSVSDIVVSSSLDGELIIINGDQELLFVSTLLHEAYRFVESASTVLKKDLVNAQGLICSPPVKEKKKGIFASVIKDSKSAKARNGHEVETEDCRQSIEELSTIFSTSNFSMDVESEEKKVMNEENEDLDIDDIEIDDAKEKPRGYPVIAGLNRQNITNRFQAIKGKLKNTKAKTEKVAVNEVEEEEEKTGAAVDQIKKKYGHASSESGAAKRKLSENLKKLQGISLKTTEMQDTARSFSSMAKEVLRFAENDNN